The Anas platyrhynchos isolate ZD024472 breed Pekin duck chromosome 3, IASCAAS_PekinDuck_T2T, whole genome shotgun sequence genome includes a window with the following:
- the MYCT1 gene encoding myc target protein 1: MDKNSTYSLTTWPPKFWEQITIAFTVSMVIGLVIGGIIWALFTCLSRRRASAHISQGSSSAFSRRSRPASHSQTTGRTGFYRNSSCERRSNLSLASLTFQRQASLEQANSFPRKSSFRGSTFHPFLQCPPLPVETNSQLITLTPTNTTTTFVGSTTNSLSRPEFHWSNNSLRICHSTQTPPPAYETIIKAFPDS; encoded by the coding sequence aACAGATAACAATCGCCTTCACAGTGTCCATGGTGATTGGACTGGTGATTGGAGGGATAATCTGGGCCTTGTTCACTTGTTTGTCCCGTCGCAGAGCTAGTGCTCACATTTCCCAGGGGAGCTCTTCAGCTTTCAGTCGTCGGTCCAGACCTGCCTCCCACAGCCAAACTACTGGCAGGACTGGATTTTACCGTAACAGCAGCTGTGAACGTCGGAGCAACCTCAGCCTGGCCAGCCTCACATTCCAGCGGCAAGCCTCCTTGGAGCAAGCCAACTCGTTCCCTAGGAAGTCAAGCTTCCGTGGGTCCACCTTCCACCCTTTTCTGCagtgccctcccctccctgtgGAGACGAACAGTCAACTGATCACCCTCACTCCCACCAACACAACCACAACCTTTGTGGGAAGCACCACCAACAGCTTAAGTCGACCTGAATTCCACTGGTCTAACAACAGCCTCCGCATCTGCCACTCCACACAAACCCCTCCTCCTGCCTATGAAACCATCATAAAAGCATTCCCGGACTCTTGA